Proteins encoded in a region of the Pseudomonas viciae genome:
- a CDS encoding AraC family transcriptional regulator, which translates to MTRTARITDPSYELMDDHNGLSIIYRQHGFPCPLVRWHFHKEYELHLIVASSGKVFIGDYIGNFYPQSLFLTGPNLPHNWISQVAEDEVVPKRDMLVNFTDELFESGHQVFAELKTVAPLLERAQYGIEFRCKRTIRQAMILMQRIADSRGMSRLGHFFILMELLAATDDYQLLSGATAPQTADEHSIDRTNRAVDYIFAHYARELSLEEVAEHLGMKPTYFSRVFKQATGRCFIEFVNRLRISKSCELLADGDKPVTDVCFESGFNNISNFNRRFQQLKGMTPSHYRRLAVQRLTEQNQG; encoded by the coding sequence ATGACCCGAACAGCGCGAATCACCGATCCTTCCTACGAGTTGATGGACGACCATAACGGGCTGTCCATCATCTACCGTCAGCACGGTTTCCCCTGCCCACTGGTGCGTTGGCATTTCCACAAGGAATACGAGCTGCACCTGATCGTCGCCAGTTCCGGCAAGGTGTTCATTGGCGATTACATCGGCAACTTCTATCCGCAGTCGCTGTTTCTCACCGGCCCCAACCTGCCCCACAACTGGATCAGCCAGGTGGCCGAAGACGAAGTGGTGCCCAAGCGCGACATGCTGGTGAATTTCACCGACGAATTGTTCGAAAGCGGCCATCAAGTGTTTGCCGAGCTCAAGACCGTCGCGCCGCTGCTTGAACGCGCCCAGTACGGTATCGAATTTCGCTGCAAGCGCACCATCCGCCAGGCCATGATCCTGATGCAGCGCATCGCCGACTCCCGGGGCATGAGCCGCCTGGGGCATTTTTTCATTCTGATGGAGCTGCTGGCCGCCACGGATGACTATCAACTGCTCTCCGGCGCCACGGCCCCGCAAACGGCGGACGAACACAGCATCGACCGCACCAACCGGGCGGTGGATTACATTTTCGCCCATTACGCCCGGGAACTGTCCCTGGAAGAAGTCGCCGAGCACCTGGGCATGAAACCCACCTACTTCAGCCGGGTGTTCAAACAGGCCACCGGGCGGTGTTTCATCGAATTCGTCAATCGGCTGCGCATCAGCAAATCCTGCGAATTGCTGGCCGATGGCGATAAACCGGTGACGGACGTGTGCTTTGAATCCGGTTTCAACAACATCTCCAACTTCAACCGGCGTTTCCAGCAGCTCAAGGGCATGACCCCTTCCCA
- a CDS encoding glycosyltransferase, translating into MPHPSATKVLVIGYVWPEPRSSAAGGHVMQLLETFLGQGWDITFSSPANPGENRADLIALGIREVPIELNSSRFDAFIRELAPDIVLFDQFMMEEQFGWRVEKNCPHALRVLETSDLQSLRHARHQRLKDRLKVDDVSQDFSDVFAPALHEEFALMAGTDLAQREIAALYRCDLNLMVSEVEIELLVEHFKLPRSLLLWCPLMLDLPSEPLVPFEERAHFLSIGNFRHAPNWDAVLWMKNAIWPLIRQQLPGAQLHLYGAYTPPKAAALHNPAQGFHIMNWAEDALQVMSAARVCLAPLRFGAGIKGKLIESMLCGTPNVTTPIGAEAMYGELPWPGSIAQSAEDIARAAVQLYSDPVRWTEAQDAGLALLANRYQRQVHGPALIESITACRAELAQRRRDNFTGSMLRHHQHKSTQYMSQWIEEKNRNA; encoded by the coding sequence ATGCCTCATCCCTCCGCCACCAAGGTCCTGGTTATCGGCTATGTCTGGCCCGAGCCGCGCTCATCGGCCGCCGGTGGACACGTCATGCAACTGCTGGAGACTTTCCTCGGGCAAGGCTGGGACATCACCTTCAGCAGCCCCGCAAACCCAGGCGAAAACCGCGCCGACCTGATCGCGCTGGGCATCCGCGAAGTGCCGATCGAGCTCAATAGCAGCCGTTTCGATGCGTTCATCCGTGAGTTGGCCCCGGATATCGTGTTGTTCGACCAGTTCATGATGGAAGAACAATTCGGCTGGCGCGTCGAGAAAAACTGCCCGCACGCCCTGCGCGTGCTGGAGACTTCCGACCTGCAGAGCCTACGCCACGCCCGTCATCAGCGCCTGAAGGATCGCTTGAAGGTCGATGACGTTTCCCAGGATTTCAGCGACGTTTTTGCCCCGGCCCTGCATGAAGAGTTCGCACTGATGGCCGGCACCGACCTGGCCCAGCGGGAAATCGCCGCCCTGTACCGCTGCGACCTCAACCTGATGGTGTCCGAGGTTGAAATCGAACTGCTGGTGGAACACTTCAAACTGCCCCGCAGCCTGCTGCTCTGGTGCCCGTTGATGCTCGACCTGCCGAGTGAACCACTCGTGCCGTTCGAAGAGCGGGCGCACTTCTTGAGCATCGGCAACTTCCGCCATGCGCCGAACTGGGACGCGGTGCTCTGGATGAAAAACGCCATCTGGCCGCTGATCCGCCAACAACTGCCCGGTGCGCAACTGCATCTATACGGCGCCTACACCCCGCCCAAGGCTGCCGCGTTGCACAACCCGGCCCAGGGTTTCCACATCATGAACTGGGCCGAAGACGCCTTGCAGGTGATGTCGGCGGCACGGGTCTGCCTGGCACCCTTGCGTTTTGGCGCCGGCATCAAGGGCAAACTGATCGAATCCATGCTCTGCGGCACGCCCAACGTCACCACGCCCATCGGCGCCGAGGCCATGTACGGCGAACTGCCCTGGCCCGGGTCGATTGCCCAAAGCGCCGAAGACATCGCCCGCGCCGCCGTGCAGTTGTACAGCGACCCGGTGCGCTGGACCGAGGCCCAGGATGCCGGCCTGGCCTTGCTGGCGAACCGTTACCAGCGTCAGGTACACGGCCCGGCGCTGATTGAAAGCATCACGGCCTGCCGGGCCGAGCTTGCGCAACGACGCCGGGACAATTTCACCGGCAGCATGCTGCGTCACCACCAGCACAAGAGCACCCAATACATGTCCCAGTGGATCGAAGAAAAGAATCGCAACGCCTAG
- a CDS encoding response regulator yields the protein MSIPAPATQPTILVVEDDDIVRMLIVDVLEELEYQVLEADGCEQALAFLRDDEQPIALMMTDVGLPIMDGRELAKQACLVRPGLAILFASGYAESIDIPEGMAVIGKPFSIDQLRDKVKSILA from the coding sequence ATGTCCATCCCCGCTCCCGCCACTCAACCCACCATTCTGGTCGTCGAAGACGACGACATTGTGCGTATGTTGATCGTCGACGTACTGGAAGAGCTGGAATACCAGGTGTTGGAAGCGGACGGTTGTGAACAGGCATTGGCGTTTCTGCGCGACGACGAGCAACCCATCGCCCTGATGATGACGGACGTCGGCCTGCCGATAATGGACGGGCGTGAGTTGGCGAAGCAGGCCTGCCTGGTGCGGCCTGGGCTGGCGATCCTGTTTGCCAGCGGTTATGCCGAAAGCATCGATATACCCGAAGGCATGGCAGTCATCGGCAAGCCCTTCTCCATCGATCAGTTGCGTGACAAGGTCAAAAGCATTCTGGCTTGA